The following are from one region of the Erwinia billingiae Eb661 genome:
- the glpK gene encoding glycerol kinase GlpK — protein MTIEKKYIVALDQGTTSSRAVILDHDSNIVAVSQREFQQIYPKPGWVEHDPMDIWASQSSTLVEVLAHADIRSDEIAAIGITNQRETTIIWDKETGKPIYNAIVWQDPRTADYCAKLKKEGLEEYIQHTTGLVINPYFSGTKVKWILDHVEGSRDRAKRGELLFGTVDSWLVWKMTQGRVHITDYTNASRTMMFNIHKLEWDQRMLDILDIPREMLPEVKSSSEVYGQTNIGGKGGTRIPIAGIAGDQQAALYGQMCVQPGMAKNTYGTGCFMLMNTGTEAVTSTNGLLTTIACGPRGEVNYALEGAVFIGGASIQWLRDEMKLIGDATDSEYFATKVKDSNGVYMVPAFTGLGAPYWDPYARGAIFGLTRGANANHIIRATLESIAYQTRDVLEAMQIDANTRLQSLRVDGGAVANNFLMQFQSDILGTRVERPEVLEVTALGSAYLAGLAVGFWSDLDEVREKAVIEREFRPSIETTQRNYLYAGWKKAVSRAQAWEDQDDS, from the coding sequence ATGACCATAGAAAAAAAATACATTGTCGCGCTCGATCAGGGGACGACCAGCTCTCGTGCCGTGATCCTGGATCATGACTCCAACATCGTTGCCGTCTCCCAGCGCGAATTTCAGCAAATTTATCCTAAGCCCGGCTGGGTTGAGCATGACCCGATGGATATCTGGGCTTCCCAGAGCTCCACGCTGGTAGAAGTGCTGGCGCATGCCGATATTCGTTCAGACGAGATTGCCGCGATCGGTATCACCAACCAGCGTGAAACCACCATTATCTGGGACAAAGAGACCGGCAAGCCGATCTACAACGCTATCGTCTGGCAGGATCCGCGCACCGCTGACTACTGTGCAAAACTGAAAAAAGAAGGGCTGGAAGAGTATATCCAGCACACCACCGGCCTGGTGATTAATCCTTACTTCTCCGGTACCAAGGTGAAGTGGATCCTCGACCACGTGGAAGGCTCACGCGATCGTGCGAAACGTGGCGAGCTGCTGTTCGGTACGGTTGACTCCTGGCTAGTGTGGAAAATGACGCAGGGACGGGTGCACATCACCGATTACACCAACGCCTCGCGTACCATGATGTTTAACATCCACAAGCTGGAGTGGGATCAGCGCATGTTGGATATCCTCGATATCCCGCGTGAAATGCTGCCAGAAGTGAAATCGTCTTCTGAAGTGTACGGCCAGACCAACATTGGTGGTAAAGGCGGTACGCGTATTCCAATCGCCGGTATCGCCGGTGACCAGCAGGCGGCGCTGTACGGCCAGATGTGTGTTCAGCCGGGTATGGCAAAAAATACCTACGGCACCGGCTGCTTTATGTTAATGAACACCGGTACCGAAGCGGTGACCTCAACCAACGGCCTGTTGACCACCATCGCCTGTGGCCCACGCGGTGAAGTGAACTACGCACTGGAAGGCGCGGTATTTATCGGCGGTGCCTCTATCCAGTGGCTGCGCGATGAGATGAAACTGATCGGCGATGCAACCGACTCCGAGTACTTTGCGACTAAGGTGAAGGACAGCAACGGCGTTTATATGGTGCCTGCCTTTACCGGTCTGGGTGCTCCTTACTGGGACCCGTATGCCCGTGGCGCGATCTTCGGCCTGACGCGCGGTGCGAATGCTAACCACATCATCCGTGCCACGCTGGAGTCGATTGCTTATCAGACGCGTGACGTGTTGGAAGCAATGCAGATCGATGCCAATACCCGCCTGCAGTCTCTGCGTGTGGATGGTGGTGCGGTTGCCAACAACTTCCTGATGCAGTTCCAGTCCGACATTCTGGGTACGCGTGTTGAGCGCCCTGAAGTGCTGGAAGTGACCGCGTTAGGTTCAGCGTACCTGGCTGGCCTGGCCGTCGGTTTCTGGTCAGATCTGGATGAAGTGCGTGAAAAAGCGGTGATTGAGCGTGAGTTCCGCCCAAGCATCGAAACCACTCAGCGTAACTACCTCTATGCCGGCTGGAAAAAAGCCGTTTCTCGCGCCCAGGCGTGGGAAGATCAGGACGACTCGTAA
- the cytR gene encoding DNA-binding transcriptional regulator CytR, producing MEHNQETTGATMKDVAEEAGVSTATVSRALMNPEKVSAATRKKVEKAVLAVGYSPHAMARSAKRSESRTILVIVPDICDPFFSEMIRGIEVVAADQGYLVLIGDCAHQNKQEKSFLNLVMTRQIDGMVLLGSQVPFDTGIEEQRNLPPMVMANEFAPELELPTVHIDNLTAAFEAVNHLLKLGHSRIACIAGPQDMPLCQYRLQGYIQALRRNGLAVDPHYIVRGDFTFDAGSRAMKHLMTLPKPPDALFCHSDIMALGAMSQAKIMGLRVPQDLSLIGFDDIELSRYSDPQLTTVAQPRFNIGREAMLLLLEQLQGKTVNSGSRLLDFELKIRGSTAPSLREKV from the coding sequence TTGGAGCACAATCAAGAGACAACAGGCGCGACCATGAAGGACGTGGCTGAAGAAGCAGGCGTATCAACGGCGACCGTTTCGCGCGCCCTGATGAACCCGGAAAAGGTCTCTGCCGCCACGCGCAAAAAAGTCGAAAAAGCGGTGCTTGCCGTTGGTTACTCCCCTCACGCGATGGCCCGTAGTGCCAAACGCAGCGAATCCCGTACGATCCTGGTGATCGTCCCTGACATCTGTGATCCCTTCTTTAGTGAGATGATCCGCGGCATTGAAGTGGTCGCGGCCGATCAGGGCTATCTGGTACTGATCGGCGACTGCGCTCATCAGAACAAGCAGGAAAAATCCTTTCTCAACCTGGTGATGACCCGTCAAATCGATGGCATGGTGCTGTTGGGTTCACAGGTGCCTTTCGACACCGGGATTGAAGAGCAGCGCAATCTTCCGCCAATGGTGATGGCCAATGAATTTGCGCCTGAGCTTGAGCTGCCAACCGTGCATATCGATAACCTGACCGCGGCCTTCGAAGCGGTTAATCATCTGCTAAAACTCGGCCACAGTCGCATTGCCTGTATTGCCGGTCCGCAGGATATGCCGCTGTGCCAGTATCGTCTGCAGGGCTACATCCAGGCGTTACGCCGCAATGGCCTGGCGGTCGATCCACACTACATTGTGCGCGGCGACTTTACCTTCGATGCCGGTTCGCGGGCGATGAAACATCTGATGACGCTGCCTAAGCCGCCGGACGCGCTGTTCTGTCACAGTGACATCATGGCGCTAGGCGCGATGTCGCAGGCCAAAATCATGGGGTTACGCGTGCCTCAGGATTTATCGCTGATTGGCTTCGATGATATCGAACTGTCCCGTTACAGCGACCCGCAACTGACCACCGTTGCCCAGCCGAGGTTTAATATCGGTCGGGAAGCGATGTTGCTGTTACTCGAACAGCTGCAGGGCAAAACCGTTAACAGCGGTTCCCGCCTGTTAGATTTTGAACTGAAAATTCGCGGCAGTACCGCGCCTTCCCTGCGGGAAAAAGTCTGA
- a CDS encoding 1,4-dihydroxy-2-naphthoate polyprenyltransferase: protein MTDNLHPMTAISSSRAWLESLRLRTLPLACASVMTGSALAWWQGHFNAGTAALALLTTALLQILSNLANDYGDALKGSDTPARIGPLRGMQKGAISQKQMRSALILTVALTMISGVALVIRACQSVNDFLGFIALGAVAIVAAIAYTVGKKPYGYLGLGDASVLIFFGWLGVMGSYYLQAHQLSLLLLLPATACGLMAVAVLNVNNMRDIESDQQHGKFTLAVRLGASGARRYHQLILTAAVLCCAVFALLTSLNLAGWLFLLSAPLLFRQARYITQQPSAVAMRPMLAKTVKSALLLNLLFSLGLVLN, encoded by the coding sequence ATGACGGATAATCTGCACCCGATGACCGCAATATCTTCTTCCCGCGCCTGGCTGGAAAGCCTGCGTTTGCGCACGCTGCCGCTGGCCTGTGCCTCGGTGATGACCGGTTCCGCGCTGGCCTGGTGGCAGGGACATTTTAATGCGGGCACCGCCGCGCTGGCACTGCTCACCACCGCCCTGCTGCAAATTCTGTCCAACCTGGCAAATGACTATGGTGATGCCCTGAAAGGCAGCGACACGCCGGCCCGCATCGGGCCACTGCGGGGCATGCAAAAAGGGGCGATTAGTCAGAAGCAGATGCGCAGTGCCCTGATCCTCACCGTGGCCTTGACGATGATATCCGGCGTCGCGCTGGTGATCCGCGCCTGCCAGTCGGTAAACGATTTTTTGGGCTTTATTGCGCTGGGCGCGGTGGCGATCGTCGCCGCCATCGCTTACACCGTCGGCAAGAAACCCTATGGCTATTTAGGATTGGGCGATGCGTCGGTATTAATTTTCTTCGGCTGGCTTGGGGTAATGGGCAGCTACTATCTTCAGGCCCATCAACTCTCCCTGCTACTGCTGTTACCTGCCACAGCCTGTGGGCTGATGGCGGTCGCGGTGCTTAACGTCAATAACATGCGCGATATTGAAAGCGACCAGCAGCATGGCAAGTTTACCCTGGCGGTGCGCTTAGGGGCGAGTGGCGCCAGGCGCTATCATCAGCTAATCCTCACCGCGGCCGTGCTGTGCTGCGCGGTTTTTGCCCTGCTCACTTCGCTGAATCTCGCCGGCTGGTTATTCCTGCTCTCCGCACCGTTGCTGTTCAGACAGGCCCGCTACATTACGCAGCAGCCTTCCGCCGTTGCCATGCGTCCTATGCTGGCGAAAACCGTGAAATCCGCCCTGTTACTCAACCTGCTTTTCTCGCTCGGGCTGGTCCTCAATTAA
- the rpmE gene encoding 50S ribosomal protein L31, translating to MKKGIHPNYAEVTAKCSCGNEIKTRSTVGHDLNLDVCGNCHPFYTGKQRDVASGGRVDRFNKRFTMPGSSK from the coding sequence ATGAAAAAAGGTATTCACCCTAATTACGCTGAAGTTACTGCTAAATGTTCTTGCGGTAACGAAATCAAAACCCGCTCAACCGTGGGTCACGACCTGAACCTGGACGTGTGTGGTAACTGCCACCCGTTCTACACCGGTAAGCAGCGTGACGTTGCTAGCGGTGGTCGTGTTGACCGCTTCAACAAGCGTTTCACTATGCCTGGCAGCAGCAAGTAA
- the hslV gene encoding ATP-dependent protease subunit HslV, with product MTTIVSVRRNGQVVIGGDGQATLGNTVMKGNVKKVRRLYNDKVIAGFAGGTADAFTLFELFERKLEMHQGHLVKAAVELAKDWRTDRMLRKLEALLAVADENASLIITGNGDVIQPENDLIAIGSGGPYAQAAARALLENTEIGARDIVEKALGIAGDICIYTNHNLTIEALPSKA from the coding sequence GTGACAACAATTGTAAGTGTACGACGCAACGGCCAGGTAGTAATTGGCGGTGATGGCCAGGCTACCCTCGGCAACACCGTAATGAAAGGCAACGTCAAAAAAGTGCGTCGTCTCTATAACGACAAAGTCATTGCCGGTTTTGCTGGTGGGACCGCAGATGCCTTTACGCTATTTGAACTCTTCGAACGTAAGCTGGAAATGCATCAGGGCCACCTGGTGAAAGCGGCCGTTGAGTTAGCGAAAGACTGGCGTACCGACCGTATGCTGCGCAAGCTTGAAGCGCTGCTGGCGGTAGCCGATGAAAATGCCTCCCTGATTATTACCGGTAATGGCGACGTCATTCAGCCGGAAAACGATTTAATTGCCATTGGTTCTGGTGGTCCTTACGCGCAGGCTGCTGCCCGTGCGCTGTTGGAAAACACCGAAATCGGCGCACGTGACATCGTTGAAAAAGCGCTGGGTATTGCAGGCGACATCTGCATCTATACCAACCACAACCTCACCATCGAAGCATTACCGTCTAAAGCGTAA
- the zapB gene encoding cell division protein ZapB yields MSFEVFEKLEAKVQQAIDTITLLQMEIEELKEQNNNLNQQVQQAAGNSESVVRENQHLKEEQLVWQERLRALLGKMEEV; encoded by the coding sequence ATGTCATTTGAAGTGTTCGAGAAACTGGAAGCGAAAGTACAACAGGCGATTGATACCATCACCCTGTTACAGATGGAAATTGAAGAGCTGAAAGAGCAGAACAACAACCTGAATCAGCAGGTTCAGCAGGCTGCAGGGAATAGCGAATCAGTGGTGCGTGAGAACCAGCACCTGAAAGAAGAGCAGCTTGTCTGGCAGGAGCGTTTGCGCGCCCTGTTGGGAAAAATGGAAGAAGTCTGA
- the priA gene encoding primosomal protein N': MPVVQVALPVPLARNFDYALPAHLPLPVAGARVSVPFGKRKAIGVVVGTSETSDFPLDQLKAVHEVLDEASLYPPALWRILLWAADYYHYPLGEVLFHAMPVLLRQGKPAQDAPIYQWFLSESGKETAPESLKRAPKQQQALAALRQRPLYRHEVSQHDITDATLQALRAKGLCDLRAQPRAQQDWRTDYAVKGERLRLNTEQATAVGAIRSEDDHFAAWLLAGITGSGKTEVYLSVLENVLANGGQALVLVPEIGLTPQTIARFRERFNAPVDVLHSALNDGERLAVWLRARQGETAIVIGTRSALFTPFARLGVIIIDEEHDSSYKQQEGWRYQARDLAVFRARQEDIPIVMGTATPALETLHNVQMGKYRQLNLNKRAGNARQATQQLIDLKGVKLQGGLSPMLIKKISQHLKADNQVLLFLNRRGFSPAMLCHECGWIAECQRCDRYYTLHQHHRQLRCHHCDSQRPVPHQCPQCGSTNLVPVGLGTEQLEHNLSEQFPDVPLSRIDRDTTSRKGALEQHLADVHRGGARILVGTQMLAKGHHFPDVTLVSLLDVDGALFSADFRSAERFAQLYTQVAGRAGRAGKQGEVMLQTHHPEHPLLQTLLHQGYDAFAQQALVERKTVFLPPFTSHALFRSEDHDNQQSALFLQQLRNLLEASPLKDEAFWVMGPVPALQPKRGGRFRWQLLLQHPSRAVLQRLIKNSLPLIGTLPQARKVKWTLDVDPTEG; encoded by the coding sequence ATGCCCGTTGTTCAGGTCGCGCTACCCGTCCCGCTTGCCCGCAATTTTGACTATGCGTTACCCGCTCATCTGCCGTTACCGGTAGCCGGCGCGCGCGTCAGCGTGCCTTTTGGCAAGCGCAAGGCGATTGGCGTGGTGGTCGGCACGTCTGAAACCAGCGATTTCCCGTTGGATCAGCTAAAAGCCGTGCATGAAGTGTTGGACGAGGCGTCACTCTATCCGCCGGCGCTGTGGCGCATTCTGCTGTGGGCCGCCGACTATTATCACTATCCGCTGGGCGAAGTGCTGTTTCACGCCATGCCGGTGCTGCTGCGACAGGGGAAACCCGCGCAGGACGCGCCGATCTATCAATGGTTCCTCAGCGAGTCAGGGAAAGAAACGGCCCCGGAAAGCCTGAAGCGTGCGCCGAAGCAGCAGCAGGCGCTCGCCGCGCTGCGTCAGCGCCCGCTCTATCGCCACGAAGTCAGCCAGCACGATATTACCGACGCCACGCTGCAGGCGCTGCGGGCGAAAGGCCTGTGCGATCTGCGCGCGCAGCCACGGGCTCAGCAGGACTGGCGCACCGACTATGCGGTGAAAGGCGAGCGGTTAAGGTTGAATACCGAACAGGCCACCGCCGTGGGCGCGATCCGCAGCGAAGACGATCATTTTGCCGCCTGGCTGCTGGCCGGGATCACCGGTTCCGGTAAAACAGAAGTCTATCTCAGCGTGCTGGAGAATGTGCTGGCGAACGGCGGTCAGGCGCTGGTACTGGTGCCTGAAATCGGGCTGACGCCGCAAACCATCGCCCGCTTTCGGGAAAGATTTAACGCACCGGTCGACGTGCTGCACTCCGCCCTGAACGACGGCGAACGCCTGGCCGTCTGGCTGCGCGCCCGTCAGGGTGAAACGGCGATTGTTATCGGCACGCGCTCTGCGCTGTTCACGCCCTTCGCACGGCTTGGGGTGATCATCATTGATGAAGAGCACGACAGCTCCTATAAGCAGCAGGAAGGCTGGCGTTATCAGGCTCGCGATCTGGCCGTGTTCCGCGCACGACAGGAAGATATTCCGATTGTGATGGGCACCGCGACGCCCGCGCTGGAAACGCTGCACAACGTGCAGATGGGCAAATACCGCCAGCTCAACCTCAACAAACGTGCCGGTAACGCCCGACAGGCGACGCAACAGCTGATCGACCTGAAAGGGGTGAAATTGCAGGGCGGACTGTCGCCGATGCTGATCAAAAAAATCAGTCAGCACCTCAAAGCGGACAATCAGGTGCTGTTGTTCCTGAACCGTCGCGGTTTCTCTCCCGCCATGCTGTGCCATGAATGCGGCTGGATTGCCGAGTGTCAGCGTTGCGATCGCTACTACACGCTGCACCAGCACCATCGCCAGCTGCGCTGCCACCATTGCGACAGCCAGCGTCCGGTGCCCCATCAATGCCCGCAGTGCGGATCGACCAACCTGGTGCCGGTCGGGCTGGGAACCGAGCAGCTCGAACACAATCTCAGCGAGCAGTTCCCTGACGTTCCGCTGTCGCGCATCGATCGTGATACCACCAGCCGCAAAGGGGCGCTGGAACAGCATCTGGCGGATGTGCATCGGGGCGGCGCGCGCATTCTGGTCGGCACGCAGATGCTGGCCAAAGGTCACCACTTCCCGGATGTGACGCTGGTGTCGTTGCTGGATGTGGATGGCGCGCTGTTTTCCGCCGACTTCCGTTCAGCCGAGCGCTTCGCCCAGCTTTACACTCAGGTGGCCGGACGCGCAGGCCGTGCGGGTAAGCAAGGAGAAGTGATGCTGCAGACGCACCATCCTGAGCACCCGCTGCTGCAAACCTTGCTGCATCAGGGCTACGATGCCTTTGCCCAGCAGGCGCTGGTCGAGCGCAAAACCGTGTTCCTGCCGCCGTTTACCAGCCATGCGCTGTTCCGCTCCGAAGACCATGATAATCAGCAGTCTGCGCTGTTCTTACAGCAGCTGCGTAATTTGCTGGAAGCCAGCCCGTTAAAAGATGAGGCGTTTTGGGTGATGGGGCCGGTTCCGGCACTGCAACCTAAGCGCGGTGGCCGCTTCCGTTGGCAGTTACTGTTACAGCATCCGTCACGCGCCGTATTACAGCGGTTAATTAAAAATTCACTGCCGCTGATTGGCACCTTGCCGCAGGCGCGAAAAGTGAAATGGACGCTGGATGTGGATCCTACAGAAGGCTAA
- the hslU gene encoding HslU--HslV peptidase ATPase subunit has protein sequence MSEMTPREIVSELNRFIIGQDNAKRAVAIALRNRWRRMQLDEELRHEVTPKNILMIGPTGVGKTEIARRLAKLANAPFIKVEATKFTEVGYVGKEVDSIIRDLTDSALKMVRSQAIEKNRYRAEEMAEERILDVLIPPAKNNWGQSEAEAAPSAARQSFRKKLREGQLNDKEIEIDLASSSMGVEIMSPPGMEEMTNQLQSMFQNLGNQKQKPRKLKIQEAMKLLIEEEAAKLVNPEELKQEAIDAVEQHGIVFIDEIDKVCKRGESSGPDVSREGVQRDLLPLVEGCTVSTKHGMVKTDHILFIASGAFQVASPSDLIPELQGRLPIRVELQALTTHDFERILTEPSASVTVQYKALMKTEGVDIHFTEDGISKIAAAAWQVNETAENIGARRLHTVLERLMEDISYDASDLNGQSFTIDAEYVGKHLDELVADEDLSRFIL, from the coding sequence ATGTCCGAAATGACTCCGCGCGAGATCGTCAGCGAACTGAACAGATTTATCATTGGCCAGGATAATGCCAAGCGCGCCGTGGCGATCGCCTTGCGTAACCGCTGGCGTCGTATGCAGCTCGACGAAGAGCTGCGCCACGAAGTGACGCCAAAAAACATTCTGATGATCGGCCCGACCGGTGTGGGTAAAACAGAAATTGCCCGCCGTCTGGCAAAACTCGCCAACGCGCCGTTTATCAAAGTCGAAGCGACCAAATTCACCGAAGTGGGTTATGTCGGTAAAGAAGTGGATTCCATCATCCGCGACCTGACCGATTCTGCACTGAAGATGGTGCGTTCTCAGGCGATTGAAAAAAATCGTTACCGCGCTGAAGAGATGGCGGAAGAACGCATTCTGGACGTGCTGATCCCACCGGCCAAGAACAACTGGGGCCAGTCTGAAGCGGAAGCCGCACCGTCTGCCGCCCGTCAGTCTTTCCGCAAAAAACTGCGTGAAGGCCAGTTGAACGACAAAGAGATTGAGATCGATCTGGCCTCTTCATCGATGGGCGTTGAAATCATGTCGCCTCCGGGCATGGAAGAGATGACCAATCAGCTGCAGTCGATGTTCCAGAACCTGGGTAACCAGAAGCAGAAGCCGCGTAAGCTGAAAATTCAGGAAGCGATGAAGCTGCTGATTGAAGAAGAAGCCGCCAAACTGGTCAATCCGGAAGAGCTGAAGCAGGAAGCGATCGACGCGGTTGAGCAGCACGGTATCGTCTTTATCGATGAAATCGACAAAGTCTGTAAGCGTGGCGAAAGCTCCGGCCCGGACGTTTCCCGCGAAGGCGTACAGCGCGACCTGCTGCCACTGGTGGAAGGCTGCACCGTATCCACCAAGCACGGCATGGTGAAAACAGACCACATTCTGTTTATCGCGTCGGGTGCGTTCCAGGTTGCCAGCCCGTCAGACCTGATCCCGGAACTGCAGGGTCGTCTGCCAATCCGCGTTGAGCTGCAGGCACTGACCACCCATGATTTCGAGCGCATTCTGACCGAGCCGAGTGCCTCCGTGACCGTGCAGTACAAAGCGCTGATGAAAACCGAAGGCGTGGATATTCACTTCACCGAAGACGGCATCAGCAAGATTGCCGCCGCCGCGTGGCAGGTGAATGAAACCGCCGAGAACATCGGTGCGCGCCGTCTGCATACGGTGCTGGAGCGTCTGATGGAAGATATCTCCTATGACGCCAGCGACCTCAACGGTCAGTCGTTTACCATTGATGCCGAGTATGTTGGAAAGCATCTGGACGAGCTGGTCGCAGACGAAGATTTGAGCCGCTTTATTCTGTAA
- the rraA gene encoding ribonuclease E activity regulator RraA, giving the protein MKYDTSELCDIYHEDVNVVEPLFSNFGGRTSFGGQIITVKCFEDNGLLYDLLEENGRGRVLLVDGGGSVRRALIDAALARLALQNEWEGIVVYGSVRQVDDLEELDIGIQAIAAIPVGAAGEGIGESDIRVNFGGVTFFSGDHLYADNTGIILSEDPLDIE; this is encoded by the coding sequence ATGAAATATGATACTTCTGAACTCTGCGACATCTATCACGAAGATGTGAACGTCGTTGAACCGCTCTTTTCAAACTTCGGTGGCCGTACGTCGTTTGGCGGGCAAATCATCACGGTAAAATGTTTCGAGGACAACGGGCTGTTGTACGATCTGCTGGAGGAAAACGGGCGAGGTCGTGTGCTGCTGGTTGATGGCGGCGGTTCAGTGCGTCGTGCGCTGATTGATGCGGCGCTGGCCAGGCTGGCACTGCAGAACGAATGGGAAGGCATTGTGGTGTACGGTTCCGTACGTCAGGTTGACGATCTGGAAGAGCTGGATATTGGCATTCAGGCGATTGCTGCCATTCCGGTCGGTGCTGCGGGTGAAGGCATTGGCGAGAGCGATATTCGCGTCAACTTCGGTGGCGTCACTTTCTTCTCCGGCGATCATCTCTACGCCGACAACACTGGCATTATCCTTTCCGAAGATCCGCTCGATATCGAATAA
- the ftsN gene encoding cell division protein FtsN: MAQKDYVGRGRSTGTRRKKTNSRTKKRSGGGSGVSKIMVVLAVAVLVTFVGGLWFIAHHKKEETPEIPAHKAVGNGLPPKPEERWRYIKELENRQITVPSPVEPSSGGEVQSKTQLTDEQRQLLEQMQSDMRQQPTQLNEVPWNEQTPAQRQQTLQRQQQQSQLQQQSRMPQQQQQQQAPRQAPVAPVTRATPAVREPAVREPVKQQQAAPAQAPAQTAQQPKTESKPKEAEKSQHWMVQCGSFKGTDQAESIRAQLAFEGFESRITTGGGWNRVVIGPYNSRSSADSTLKRLRGSGHSNCIPLASGG, from the coding sequence GTGGCACAAAAAGATTACGTAGGCCGCGGGCGTTCGACAGGGACGCGTCGCAAGAAGACCAACAGTCGCACTAAAAAGCGCAGTGGTGGTGGTTCAGGAGTTTCAAAAATTATGGTTGTGCTTGCCGTTGCCGTGCTGGTGACGTTCGTCGGCGGACTGTGGTTTATTGCCCATCATAAAAAAGAAGAGACGCCGGAAATCCCCGCGCACAAAGCCGTGGGTAACGGCCTTCCGCCTAAACCGGAAGAGCGCTGGCGTTATATCAAAGAGCTGGAAAACCGTCAGATTACCGTTCCCTCACCTGTTGAACCGTCATCAGGTGGCGAAGTGCAATCCAAAACCCAGCTCACCGACGAACAGCGCCAGCTGCTGGAGCAGATGCAGTCTGATATGCGCCAGCAGCCAACGCAGCTGAATGAGGTGCCGTGGAACGAACAGACCCCGGCACAGCGTCAGCAAACGTTGCAGCGTCAACAGCAGCAGAGCCAGTTACAGCAGCAGTCACGGATGCCACAGCAGCAACAGCAGCAACAGGCGCCTCGTCAGGCACCTGTCGCGCCGGTGACCCGGGCAACGCCGGCAGTGCGTGAGCCGGCAGTACGTGAGCCGGTTAAGCAGCAGCAGGCTGCGCCAGCGCAGGCACCGGCACAAACCGCTCAGCAGCCGAAAACGGAGAGCAAACCGAAAGAGGCCGAGAAGTCTCAGCACTGGATGGTGCAGTGTGGTTCGTTCAAAGGGACCGACCAGGCAGAGTCGATTCGTGCACAGCTGGCCTTCGAAGGATTTGAAAGCCGAATCACGACCGGCGGTGGCTGGAATCGCGTAGTGATCGGCCCGTACAACAGCCGTTCTTCGGCTGACAGCACGCTGAAACGTCTGCGCGGATCGGGCCATTCAAATTGTATTCCTCTCGCCTCCGGGGGTTGA
- a CDS encoding MIP/aquaporin family protein encodes MSQTATSTLKGQCIAEFLGVATIIFFGAGCVAAMKLAGASFGQWEISIIWGIAVAMAIYLSAAISGAHLNPAVTIALCLFANFERRKVVPYILAQIAGAFCSAALVYGLYYNLFFDYEQSHQMVRGSIESLDLAGIFSTYPNPHIGVGQAFLVEAVITAVMMGLIMALTDDGNGLPRGPMAPLLIGLLIAVIGGSMGPLTGFALNPARDFGPKLFAWLAGWGNVAFTGGRDIPYFLVPIFGPIVGASLGAVGYRYLIARNLPGAAVVKKDEKTIARAEQRKA; translated from the coding sequence ATGAGTCAGACAGCAACAAGCACGCTCAAAGGGCAGTGCATCGCCGAATTCCTTGGTGTCGCCACCATTATCTTCTTTGGTGCCGGCTGTGTCGCCGCCATGAAACTGGCTGGTGCAAGTTTTGGTCAGTGGGAAATCAGTATTATCTGGGGGATTGCCGTTGCGATGGCCATCTACCTCAGCGCCGCTATCTCCGGCGCGCATCTGAATCCTGCAGTGACCATTGCACTCTGCCTGTTCGCCAATTTCGAACGCCGTAAAGTTGTGCCGTACATTCTGGCACAAATCGCCGGTGCCTTCTGCTCCGCCGCACTGGTTTACGGTCTCTACTACAATCTGTTCTTTGATTACGAGCAATCGCATCAGATGGTGCGCGGCAGTATCGAGAGCCTCGATTTGGCTGGGATCTTCTCCACCTATCCAAATCCGCACATCGGCGTTGGCCAGGCCTTCCTGGTTGAAGCGGTGATCACCGCGGTGATGATGGGCCTGATTATGGCGCTGACCGATGACGGTAACGGCCTGCCTCGCGGTCCGATGGCTCCGCTGCTGATTGGCCTGCTGATTGCGGTAATCGGTGGCTCAATGGGTCCACTGACCGGCTTCGCACTGAACCCGGCGCGTGATTTCGGACCGAAACTCTTTGCCTGGCTTGCGGGTTGGGGTAACGTCGCCTTTACCGGTGGCCGTGATATCCCGTATTTCCTCGTGCCGATCTTTGGACCGATTGTGGGTGCCAGCCTGGGCGCAGTTGGCTATCGCTATCTGATTGCCCGTAACCTGCCTGGCGCAGCTGTAGTAAAGAAAGACGAGAAGACGATAGCGCGTGCTGAGCAGCGTAAAGCGTAA